Part of the Lolium rigidum isolate FL_2022 chromosome 6, APGP_CSIRO_Lrig_0.1, whole genome shotgun sequence genome, ACACAACACCAACGAACCCGGCGCGCCTGCACACCGTGGCCGGACCCGGCTCCCGCTCGCCGTGCCGCCGATCTCCCCTAATCAGGCGCCGCATGAGGACAAATCGGACTCGCCCCtccttctcctccccctcctcctcgtgGCGGCGCTAGGGCTCGGCCGGCATGGGCGGGAGGTGGTACAGGGGCATGTCCACGGACAACTTGAAGGGGCTGGCGCTGGCGCTCTCCTCCAGCCTCTTCATCGGCGCCAGCTTCATCATCAAGAAGAAGGGCCTCAAGAAggccgccgcctcctcatccGGCGTCAGGGCCGGTAATAGATTTCTCCTTCTCATCTTGGACGAACAAATTTTCTTCGAGAACTCATCTTGAAGTCGGCAGACCACCTATTTGGCCCGAACTTACTGAAGAACCTAAGGCCTAGAGAATGGCCTGACACAGCGCCTTGCACTGACGAACATTATTTGCTATGCTACATTCCTTTCATCCAGTTGGAATCACTTGCCATAGTCCACAAACTGGATTTCCATTCATGGCAGCGACTAATGCGCACAGATTTGGCGAATGCATCGCCTCGTACGCGCTAACCGCATGCCTCTCTCGCTTATGTTCAGAAATGGATTTAGTCATCGTTCGGTTACAGTGGATATGTTATCGGCGTGCTCCCCCTGAGATTTCGATGTTTACAACATCATGGATCCCTCTGATGTTAATGTCATTATACATTGCACCTCACTGTGAGCCATGTGTTAAATGCTCGATCAGAATTGGATTTCTGAACATTCCTGCTGTATGTTATTTTTAATCTGTGTGGTGTGATGCTCTGAACAAACTTGTTGCTTATATTCAGAAACAGAATGACTTATTGTTTGCTTCCACTGAATGTTTAGTGGAGGTCTCAAAGTTTACACCACTATGTGTCCTTCCAATGTTAATACTATTAGATGTTGCACCTCATTACAAGACATGTGCCAAACTCTCCGAACTGAATTTGCATTCTTCCTGCTACACAGAGAGACCCAATTCCAGTGCTGCACTATTTATCTTGTATGTTATCTGTGTGGTGTGAAGCGCTGACCAAACTTGTTGGTTTACCCAAACCGTTATATCCCATGTACCCGGTGACCATCTATACCACCGTTACATCCCAAGCTCACATGAACATTTGTATTCCAAGTGTTGTGCTTCATGTGTATACTAATGCTCCATGCTATCGCAGGGGTTGGCGGTTATTCTTATTTATACGAGCCTCTTTGGTGGGTTGGCATGATAACAAGTGAGCACTGTTCTCTAAGCTCTGTTTTATTTCTGTATCGGTACCTCATTTTGTACTCTGTATGTTTCTAAATTATCTTGCAGTGGTTGTTGGGGAAATCGCGAATTTTGTAGCTTATGCTTTCGCGCCAGCTATTTTGGTTACTCCTCTTGGTGCTCTTAGCATAATCATCAGGCAAGGCTTTTGTTCTGCAATATCCTGTGTTTCTGTTTCCTCTTATGAGATCCTTACTGATTTCATCATTAATTTGGAGTTTTATTGTACTGCAGCGCTGTACTTGCACATCTAATGCTGCGGGAGAAGCTGCACATATTTGGCATTCTCGGATGTGTCCTATGTGTTGTGGGGTCCATCACCATTGTCCTTCATGCCCCGCCAGAGCGTCAAATCGACTCGGTTACAGAAGTTTGGGGTCTGGCTACTGAACCGGGTACTGCCTATTACATTGTTCACATTCGGCCAATTTCTGAGTGTTACTTGAAGCTGTAATTACGCCTGTGCTTTATCAACCTCACGATGATTAACAACCAGTGCTGACTAGCTGATTGTTGTTTTTCAGCCTTCATGTGTTACGTAGCCGTAGTACTTTCTTTAGTTGCTGTACTTGTGTGCAAGTTTGTTCCACTTTATGGACAAACCCATGTCATGGTGTATATTGGTGTTTGCTCTCTCGTAGGTTCCATCTCGGTATGTTCTCACTAGGTTTGCATCCTTGTATTTAATGTTTTTTAGCTGTATATTTTGCAGACTTGTTTGCTGAACTGTGCAGGTCATGAGTGTAAAAGCTCTTGGGATAGCTTTGAAGCTGACATTTTTGGGGACGAACCAACTCATATATCCACAGACGTGGGCTTTTACTATGGTTGTAATCGCATGCATCATTACTCAAATGAATTACTTGAATAAGGTATTCTTGATATCTTCTCTCTGAACCAGCCTTCTGTGACCTAGCATACTGATATAATACGAGGGTGATTGGAGTTTGGAAACTATTCGATAGAAACAAAAGAGAAATGGCATACAGTTTCTATTAGTTCCACCCCCTCTAATCCATCAGTGTTATTAGAGCCTCAAAGGTTTAGAATTTACAATATATAGATTCATGCCCCTTGGTAGGAAGTCTTGTGTGTTACTAGAGATATCATTTGCTGAAATACAAGTTCATGAACGGTGCATCGTGTAAGCGGAAGGAATGTTCTAGATGCTGCTTTATAATTCTTAGCTCAACAAACCGTATCAGTATTATTTTCCTAACAAGGCATTTGTaatttatttttcaaaaatatgacagtTTCCCCCCTGAATGCAGGCCCTTGACACGTTCAATACATCAGTTGTTTCCCCCATATATTATACAATGTTCACATCTTTAACCATCTTGGCTAGTGTCATTATGTTCAAGGTATGATGATTCGACCGCTTAAGCTAGTGTTTTGTCTCTATCCATCTTTCACTTATTATCTGCTACGGAGTTCTAGCCATACTCTCCAACCACAAACGCTTGCCTTCTACTCTGAACATCTCAATTTTTGCTTTGAACGTCATTTCACTCTGTACCTATCTACACACAGGACTGGGACAGGCAAAACCCGACGCAAATCGTGACAGAGATGTGCGGCTTTGTCACAATCCTCTCGGGGACATTTCTGCTTCACAAAACAAAGGACATGGCTGATGGTGCTACGATTTCTTTTTTAGCATACTGTCATTTTCATGTTCATTTGTTGGTCGAGTGCTCTGAAACCACATTGTCTGCTGTGTATGGCTGCAGGGCTTTCGAATTCACCTTCATTCCGCCTTCCAACGTCTACATCAACGCGGCCCTCCAAGCAAACCGATGAATATAGCGAAGGAATTCCTCTTAGATCGTCGGAGTCATTCCGGTCATCACACTAATACCCTTTTGCTGATCTTCACCGAGTTAGGGCGCAGGAGCAAGCTTGCACTCCAAACTGGTTCATATGCGTTGTAGTCTAGCCGCTTCCTATGCTCTAGTCCGAAGGCATCTTATAGATGGTTAACATAGCACtagaaaggaaaaaaatgttGTTGGTTCTGTAGTTTTGTATGATGGATGATCAAAGCAGTGTTCTGAAAAATGAACATATTGTACTCCGTTGTTTAAATGGTTTTCATACCAGAGCCGACGTCCTTAACAAGCAATTGTGCCCAAACATCTTGCAAAGCCTGAAGCTAGCTATGATTTTAGCTTCTCTGAAGAGAAGGTTTTAGAACTTCGAGCATGTAAGCGTAGCTGCGTATCATGAGCAGTCATGCCACTCTCTCTTGCAACCTCCAACTTCCTTGTGGCGACCTTATTTCTATAACCTCATGATAAAATGAAAATAGAAATAACAAGAAAATCCTTCCAATTTGACCTCCCAAACAACAATTATTTTTGGCTACTTTacagtactacctccgttccataatATAAACCGTTTTGGGTTTATATTGTG contains:
- the LOC124662253 gene encoding probable magnesium transporter NIPA4, giving the protein MGGRWYRGMSTDNLKGLALALSSSLFIGASFIIKKKGLKKAAASSSGVRAGVGGYSYLYEPLWWVGMITMVVGEIANFVAYAFAPAILVTPLGALSIIISAVLAHLMLREKLHIFGILGCVLCVVGSITIVLHAPPERQIDSVTEVWGLATEPAFMCYVAVVLSLVAVLVCKFVPLYGQTHVMVYIGVCSLVGSISVMSVKALGIALKLTFLGTNQLIYPQTWAFTMVVIACIITQMNYLNKALDTFNTSVVSPIYYTMFTSLTILASVIMFKDWDRQNPTQIVTEMCGFVTILSGTFLLHKTKDMADGLSNSPSFRLPTSTSTRPSKQTDEYSEGIPLRSSESFRSSH